In Campylobacter massiliensis, the DNA window GCTATTGCGCCGCACGTTTTTAAATTTACATTTTCAAGATGCGGGTCTTGGTGGGTAAAATTTGCAAATTTAGCCAAATTTGGCTTCAAATTTGAGAGTAAAATGATAAGGCGAAGTATCGCGAGATGATTTTTCGAGTTTTGAAGCAAAATTGAGCGTGCGCTAGGCATGTAGCCTGCGGAGCGAAAATTTTGCAAAATCTCGGAAAAGCGCTCACGAGACAAGCCGCAAAAAAGGAGAAAATTTTGATTTTATTAATCGACAACTACGACAGTTTCGTATTCAACGTAGAGCAGTATCTACGCGAACTAACTTCCGAAGAAGTGCGCTGCGTGCGCAACGACAAGATCACGCTAGATGAGATTCGCAGGCTAAATCCGAGCAAAATCGTGCTAAGCCCGGGCCCAAAACACCCGCAAGATAGCGGCATTTGTTTAGAGATTTTAAAAAGCGACATCGCCGCGCCGATCCTCGGTATCTGCCTCGGACATCAGGCGATCGGACTCGTTTACGGCGCAAAGATCAAACGCCTAGAAAAACCATATCACGGTAAAACCTCACTCATAAAAGTTAGCCGCAAAGAGCCGCTATTTACGGGGCTACCGGACGAATTTGAGGTTATGCGCTACCACTCGCTTTACGTGGACGAGCTACCGTCAAATTTACAGGCCGCTGCCGTGAGCGAGGACGGCGTAGTGATGGCGCTTAGCGTCAAAGACAGGCCGATTTTTGGCATCCAGTTTCACCCCGAGAGTTACTTCACGCAGTACGGCAAAAAAATCATCGAAAATTTCATCAACTACGAAGCCGCACCTGCGGCTGAAGTCGCTAAAGAGCCCAAAGTCCGCCCGCTAAAGCCGTTTCTAATCAAGCTTCAAGAAAACGAACGTCTAGACGACCGCGACTTTGAGCAAATTTGCGAAATCATCGCCAGTAAAGAGTACGAGATCACGCAGCTAGCCGCGCTTTTGGTGCTAATCAGCGAAAAAAGTCTCTATCCGCAAAGCCTCGCAAGCCTCGCCAAAAACATCCTAAAATACTCGCAGACCTACCGCGATCCCTCGCCGATGATCGATCTTTGCGGCACGGGCGGCGACGGCTTTAGGACGATAAATATCTCGACCACCGTCGCGTTTATCCTCGCAAGCCTCGGCGTCAAAGTCGCAAAGCACGGAAACAAAGCCGTTTCTAGCAAATCAGGCAGCTCGGACGTGCTGGAAATTTTGGGCGTTAAGAGCTCAAATTCGCTCCTAGGGCAACGCGAGCTGCTAAACGACAAAAATTTAGCCTTTTTCCACGCTCCGTTTTTCCACCAGCTAGTGGGCGAGGTGCGCGAAGTACGTCAGCGCCTGGGTATCCGCACGGTTTTTAACGTGCTAGGCCCGCTGCTAAATCCAAATTTGGCGCTCAAAAATCAGCTAGTAGGCGTCTACCATAAGCCCGTTTTGCGCCTCTACGCCGAGACGCTACAGCTACTAGGACGCGAGCGAGCGCTGGTAGTTCGCGGCGAGGACGGACTAGACGAGATCAGCCTATGCGATGAGACGCGCGTCGTGGAGCTACGAGGCGGACAGATCAGCGAGTACAGCATCACGCCCGAGCAGTTTGGCTTCAGACGGGCGTTTCATAGCGAGATCGAGGGCGGCACGCCTGAGCAAAACGCCGAAGCGTTAAAGCAAATTTTAAAAGGCGAGCTGGATGGACCGAAATTTGACGTCGTCGTGCTAAACGCGATGTTTGCGCTATATGCGGCAGGCGTCGCGGATAGCCCCGCGCAGGCAAAAGAGGTCATCCTGGACGCGATAAAAAGCGGTAAAGTTTATCGCTACTTCGAGGACTACGTGCGAGGCGAAGCGTGACGCTGGTTAAAATTTGCGGCATTAAAACGCCTGCGGAGGCGCGCGACATAGCAAGTTTAGACGTTGATTTTTTGGGCGCTATATTTGCTAAAAGCAAGCGGCAGGTGAGTGCACAGACGGCGCGCGAGATATCAAACATCGCGCATGCAGCGGGTAAAAAATGCGTCGGCGTTTTTGCCGGGCAAAGCGACTGCGAGATAATGGAAATCTGCGAATTTGTCCCGCTTGACGCGGCGCAGATCCACGGAGAGGTTAGCTCAAATTTATACGCAAATTTAAAGGCGATGGAGCTAGAGGTTTGGCGCGTTTATAGCGTGCTAGACGAGCTGCCCGCCGTAGATACCGCGCTTTGCGATATGCCGCTGTTTGACTGCAAGGGGCAAAATGCCGGCGGCAACGGCATCAGCTTTGATTGGGAAATTTTGCGTGAGGTCAAATTTGACTTCGGCATGGCGGGCGGTATCGGCGAGCATAACGCGCGCGAAGCGATCAAATTTAACCCGCGAGTGCTTGATCTAAACTCAAAAGTCGAGGACGAAAACGGTATAAAATCGGCCGAAAAAATAAAGAAAATTTTAGAGCTCTTAAAGGCGTAAAATTGTTTACGACGTCGGGCAAATTTACGCCTTTCCCGCCTTGCCTAAATATAATATCGCATGTTTTAAATTTACTCATTTTGCCCACTTGCCGGCTAACGCTGTTATACCGCACCCAAAATAAGCCTAATAAAAACTTAAAATGCTAAAATAGAACGAAAATTTAAAGGATACCGATGAACACTAAAGCATATTTTGGCAAATTCGGCGGACAGTTCGTGCCAGAAACCGTGATGTTCGCGCTAGACGAACTCGAGGCTGCATACGAGAGTATCGCAAAAACGGCTGAATTTGAGGCCGAACTAGACGACCTACTAAAAAACTACGTCGGACGCCCGAGCCCGCTATATCACGCAAAACGCCTAAGCGAGCACTACGGGCATGAAATTTACCTCAAACGCGAGGATCTAAACCACACCGGCGCACATAAGATAAACAATGCCCTAGCCCAGGCGCTACTTGCCAAAAAAATGGGCAAAAAGAAGGTTTTAGCCGAAACAGGCGCGGGTCAGCACGGCGTGGCGACTGCGACCGCGGCGGCATTGCTCGGCCTTGAGTGCGACGTGTATATGGGCGCGACCGACATAGAGCGCCAGCAGCTAAACGCGTTTCGCATGCAGCTTTTAGGCGCCAGAGTCGTGAGCGTAGAAGAGGGTCTAAAAACTCTAAAAGAGGCCACCACCGCAGCGATCCAAGCATGGGTAAACGAGATAGAAAGCGCCTTTTACGTCATCGGCTCGGCGGTCGGCCCGCACCCCTATCCTAGGATCGTGCGCGACTTTCAGAGCATCATCGGCCGCGAGACCAAGGCGCAGCTAAAAGAATACGGCGTGCATCCGGACTACGTCATCGCCTGCGTCGGCGGCGGTAGCAACGCGATCGGTATCTTTAGCGCGTTTTTGGGCGACGCGGACGTAAATTTGATCGGAGTCGAGGCCGCAGGGCTTGGCGCGCACACGCCCTATCACGCCGCAACGCTAACCAAGGGCCGCACAGGCATCATCCACGGTATGAAAACGATCGTTTTACAAGACGAGTACGGCATGATCGAGCCGGTACATAGTATCTCGGCGGGACTTGACTATCCGGGCGTAGGACCAGAGCATGCGCACCTGCACGAGAGCAAACGAGCCGCCTACTACGGCGTCACCGACGACGAGTGCATAAACGCGCTATATCTAACCAGCCGCCTAGAGGGCATCATCCCTGCGATCGAGAGCTCGCACGCGTTAGCGTACTTAGAAAAGCTATGTCCAAATTTGACGAAAAAAAGCGTCATCGTCGTAAACGTCTCGGGACGCGGCGACAAAGACATAAACACCGTGATGAGCTACGAGAAAGGAAAAATTTATGGCTAAGGTAAAAGACGCGTTCGCGGGCAAAAAAGCAAACATCGGCTACGTCGTGGCGGGATATCCTAGCGTCGAAGCGACGAAGGAGTTTTTATTAAATTTAGACGGCAGTTGCCTGGATCTACTAGAGCTTGGCATCCCATACTCCGATCCGCTCGCAGACGGTAAGCTCATCGCGCAGGCTAGCTTTGAAACAGCTGCAAAGGGCGTAAACACCGACGCAATATTTTCCATGCTAGAAGAGTGCAAAGGCAAGATACATAAACCGGTCGTGTTTCTCGTGTATTTTAACATCGTGTTTGCCTACGGCGTAGAGAGATTTATCGCCCGTTCAAAAGATGTCGGTATCGCTGGCTTCATCATCCCCGATCTGCCGTTTGAGGAGAGCGAGGAGGTAGCGGGCCTATGCGCTAAATTTGATCTTGATCTCATCCCGCTAATCAGCGTCACGTCGCAAAACCGCGCGGATAAAATTTTAAAATTCGGCTCGGGCTTTATCTATGCGCTCGGCGCTATCGGCGTGAGCGGGTCGCAGCGAGCCAGCGAGGAGAGACTAAAAGCGCTCGTAGAGGGTCTAAAAAAAAGAAGCGATCTGCCTGTCGCAGTGGGCTTTGGCGTGAAAAATAAAAACGACGCTGACGAGGTAAAAACCTATGCCGACGGCGCGATAATCGGCACCGAGATAGTAAAGCTCACGGCCAAATTTGAGGGCGAAGAGCTGATAAAGCAAATCAATAAACTTTTTTAAATTTAGCCGCGTTTGCGTTAAATTTAAGTATAATCAAAAAATTTCGTTTAAAGGACGGCGCGATGATGGACGTTGCGGAGCTTGGGATCAAGCATCTGTGCGAGAATACTCTAGGCTACAAAGTAGAGAGCGCAAAGAGCGCGGAGGGCGAATTTTACGGCTCTAGTTTGCCGATATTTAAGGGCAAAGAGGAGTTTCACTTTTATCTTTATTTTAAAAAAGATACGCTAAATCGCTTTGCTAGCGTGCTTCTTGGCGTCGATAAACTAGCCGAAGACGAGCTAAGCGATATCTGCAAAGAGGTGGCAAATCTCACGATCGGCTACGCCAAAAATCTACTCAACGAACGCGAAGCAAACGCCTATAAACTAGGCACTCCCGAGTATCTAGGCAGAACGAGCTTTCACGTCAAACTAGACGATAAACGCGTCTATAAAATCAAAAATAGAACATTTCAAGTAGGGTACAAAAAAGCATGAGCGAAGAACTACAAGAAGTAACCGCCGTAGAAACGGCGCTGCAAGGGGTTCAGGAGATGTTGCAAGAGCGCGGCGGGCTTTTTAAAAGCTACGACGAGCTGATGGATATCGGAGTGGATTTTATCTCAGAGCTCGGTACCACGACTATTAGCGTAAAGCAGCTTTTAAAGCTCGAAGTTGGCTCTGTAATCGACCTAGAAAAGCCTGCCGGCGAGAGCGTGGAGCTTTTTATAAACAACCGAATTTTCGGCAAGGGCGAAGTGATGGTTTACGAAAAAAACCTCGCCATCAGGATAAATGAAATCCTAGACTCAAAATCCGTCATCCAGTACTTTAAACGAGAGCAGTTATGAGGATTTTCGCCGCGCTTTTACTGTTTTTCGCCGCGCTTTGGGGGTCAAATTTATCTACTTACAACATTTACGAGCGTAGCGACCGCGTCGATATCATGCTTAGTTTTGACGCTCCTTATAGCGGAGCGATCTTGCAAGAGCGCAAAGACGGCGCGATAACCCTGCTCTTTAAAGACCTACAAAACGATCAAAATATCGAAAAAAGCGTAAATTCAAGCATACTGCAAGAGCTTTTGTTTGAACCCAGGGGTCAAAATTTAGCCCTCGTGATAAAAAGCGACGCGCAAGTAGCCGTTAGCGCGTCAAAAACCACTGACGGCTTTGGCTTGCGCATACGCGTGACGCCTGAAAATGCGGCAAACTCAGCCGCCGCAACCGCGCTCTCGCCGCAAGAAACCAGAGAAAATATAACCGAAACGACGAATTTATCCGGCGATCAAAATGCATCAAATTTAACCTCGTCCGCTCAAGGTGCGGGCCTAAATTTAGGCATGCAAAGCGGCGACGTAAATTTTATGACGCAGGGTATGAGTGACATGATCGATTATAGATATTACTCGGTTTTGGGCGTTTTGGCGCTACTTTTAGTCGTGCTTTTGTTCGTCAAGGCAAAGCTAAAAAACAAGCAAAAAACAATAAAAACAAAGCGCGAAAACGGCTGGTTTGAAAAGGTAGAAAGCGACGATGGCGTGGAGATAATCTACGAAAAACCGCTTGACGATACAAACAAAGTCGTTCTTTTTCAGCACCTTGACAGACGCTACCTCGTGCTAACAGGTACGTCAAACGTGCTTTTGGATAAATTCGGCGAAGAAAAGATGACGAGCGAGCAGGACTTTCAGAGCTTTTTTGAAGAAAATCAGAAAAAACTAAACGCCTACATCGAAAACCGCCAAACGCTGGACGCATACAAGGATAAGGCAAGTATAGATTAAATTTGCCTTTTTAAAATTTGATGAAATTTACCGCAAATTTCATCAAATTACTCCATCAAATTTCACGCAAAACAAATAGCAAAAGTATCCGGTTTGGTCATCTTTTTGATATTTTCCTTCGCCATAAACAGCTCCTTAGCGCCGTAAATTTGCAAAGTGTGATTGATAAACTCAAACTCCAGCTTCTTATGCGCGCAGTTTGCATCGAGGTTTTTAGCAAGCGCGAGGATAAAACTCAACCAGCGCACGACCTCTTCGCTAGGCAGCAAGTTTTTAAAGCGCTCAAATTCGCTCGAGGTTTTCTTACCGTTTTGCGCGATGATCGCAGCGACTAGACATTTTTGCGCATGTGAAAAGCCATAGTTTAGGGCATTTAGCACGAAAAATGCTGAGCTAGCGTGCTCACCGTAAAATCCCAAACACTGCGCCACGCTATGCAGCCTAGCAGCCACCGCCAGTTCGCTCTCGTATCGCCCCTCAAGCCCATGCAGCGGCTCTAGCGCTACAAAGAGGTCTTTTGCGTATTTTACGATAGTTTTATTGTCATCCAGTAAAAATCTATCCTGCAAGCTCCTCACGCTCGGGTTAAAATTTGGCGGAAATTTACGCGTCGGACGCAATATATCGCTCAAAAACACGCCCTCTCTAAAGCCTGCGCCGCTAGTATAGATGTTTTGCGCGCCTACCGCATCCACCGCACCTAAAAAGATGAGTGCGCCCTCTCTAATCGTATCGAATCGGTCTTTTTTGATGCCGAATTTTCCAAGCTCTAGTACGCTCGCCCGGGCTAAATTTTCGATGAAATTTTTATGGTTTTGAAATTTGTAAGCAAAGTTGTGCACAGTTTTTAGCGGGTAGTCTTGCGCCGACATGATAGCCGAAGATATCGCGCGCAGACTGCCGCCGATGGCGACTAGGTTTTTGCTTTTAAAATTTTTAGGCAAGCTTTTAAACGCCTCTTTGATAAAAGGCGCTGCGGCGTTTAAATTTTTCTTATCAAAAAATAGCTCTTTTAGCCGCACTGTGCCTAAATTTAACGACACGGCGTCTATTATCTTGCCGCCGCTAACAAGCGCTAGCTCCGCAGAGCCTCCGCCGATATCAAGCGTGACAAACTCGTCTAGGGGTTCTAGCAAATTTAGCGCCGCCACTCCGCCAAACGTCGCCTCTTCCTTGCCGCTAACGACCTTTAAATTTATCCCGAGCTCTTTGCGCGCCATGCTTATGAGCAGGCCGGCATTCGGAGCGTCGCGCAGAGCCGAGGTGCCCATGGCGAAAATTTTCGAGCATTTGTAGTTTTGTGCGATATTTTTAAACTCGCTAAGCGCCTCGCAAGCCTTTTGCATCGACCTTTGAGCGATCTCGCCGCCGTGCTCGTACGCGCCCTCACCCAGACGCACCTTCATCTTAAATTCGCCGATGATGTGAAACGCGTAACGCGAAGTCTTCTCAAAAATCGCCATTCGCATCGAATTTGAGCCCAGATCTATGACGGCGGTTCGTTTTGCCATTTATTTGCCTTTGTTATTTTTATTTATCGCTAGGGTGAGGGTCGAGATCGCGCCGCTGTGCCCGTCGGTTCGGTTTTTGATAGACACCGAGCCGCCAAGAGCCTGAGCTGCGCCCTTAGCTAGAAATAGCCCGAGTCCTGCTCCACCCTTATCGCCGAAACGCTTAAACGGCGCAAAAAGGTCCTTGCTCTCGTCGATGCCGCAGCCCTCGTCTACGACCTCGATGATAAATTCGTTTTCGCTAAGGCGCGAGCGTAGAGTAACCACGGCGCCGCGAGGAGAAAATTTGATCGCGTTTTGGACGAAATTTTGGATAACGTGCGTTAAAAGCGTCGTTTGCAGCGTCATTTCAAGTCTGTTTGGCGCAAAATCAGTCGCGATATCCTTGCCCTCGCCGCGAGCTAAAATTTTAAAATTATTCGCAGATTGATTTAAAAACTCGATGATGTCGATACGCACGGCCTCCTCAAACTGCGCGCCCTCCTGTCGCCCGATCTCCAGGATAGAGCCGATCATTTTGTTCATTTGATTGATGGCTTCGTTGTTGTTTTTGAGCGCTTCGATGTATTTTTCGCTCTCGCGCGGCTTTATTAGCGTGACTTCGTTTTTGGTTTTCATTACCGCAAGCGGCGTTTTTAGCTCGTGAGCGACGCCGACGAAAAGTTCTTTTTGATAAAGCACGAAGGTCTGAATACGCTCTATCAGGCGGTTTAGGCTTTTGCCTAGCGGTTTAAATTCGGGCGGCAACTCGTCAAGACTCACCGCCTGCAAAAACCGCTCATTTAAATTCGTCATTTTTCTGCTTAAAATTTTGATCGGCACAAGCAGCATCCGCGATAAAAATAGCACGTAAAAAATGACCAAAAGTATCGATGTGGCGTTTACCATGATGATGTCGATTAAAATTTGATCTATGAGCTTGCTTTGGTGAGTGGTTTCTTTAGTTAGCGCTACGCTAATATCGTCCATATACGGATAAAATAACGTCAAATGAGTCTTTTGTCCGACCCTTTCCGTGACGAAATAAGGCGATACGGTTTTGCCCTCGACTAGCTTTGCTCTAGTGGGACTATCGTTTAGCGTGAAGTACTCAAACGGTTTTTCTACTTTAGATAAATTTGCGCTCGTGGATAAAATTTTAGCTTCGTATGCGAGCGATTGCGAGATGCCCTCGTATATCGTGACCTTGATATACTGGTATAAAAGAACGGAAATGATGAGAATTAGCATCGTAGAAGCCGATGCTAATTGCACTATAAACCTAAATCTTAGGCTTTTTTGGGAAAGCAAAACCTATACCCGCGTCTTCTGACCGTCTCGATAGTCGAGATATTTAACGGTTTATCCATTTTTTGGCGGATTTGATTGATTGCTACTTCGATTACGTTTGGAGTTACGAGCTCAGGCTCCTCCCAGATCGCGTCTAGTAGTTGCTCTTTGCTGACGATCTGATCGCTGTGGCGCGCAAGGTGAGTTAGTACCTCAAACGGCTTGCCTTTTAGCTCGATTTCTTGACCTAGATATGTGATTTTCTCCTCATCCGGATCGATGATAAGGTCGTCTATTTTGATAACGTTCGTACCGCCAAAGCGAAGTCTCGCTTCGATTCTAGCTACCAAAACGTCAAAATCAAATGGCTTTTTGATATAGTCGTCCGCGCCTGCTCTAAACGCCTTAACTTCGCTATCTTTATCGTCTTTCGCAGACAGTACGACTACTGCAGTGCGCGGAGATTTGTGTTTGATGATGTTGATTAGATCCACGCCGTCGCCGTCCGGGAGCATCCAGTCAGTCAAAACCAAGTCGTAATTTCTAATACCGATGTAGTATTCGGCATCCTTGAAATTCTCCGAGCTGTCGGTTTGATAACCGAACTCTTGCAAGCCTTCGGCGATAGTTTTGTTTAGAGTTACCTCATCTTCAACTATTAAAATTCTCATTTTTTCCCTTTTGTGAAATTTGACGCGATTGTAGCATAAATTAAGCGAGATTTCAAGATACTTTAAAAAAAATTTAATATTTAAACTCGGCTCTTGCGCCAACCGTCGCATTTTTGACGATCTCGATTTTTAAAATTTCCATTTTCAAAAAGCTAAGCGAGCTAAATTTTTCTTTCAACTTTTTCGCGCAAATTTCAAGCGAGCTCTCCACGGTGCCAAATTTCTCCCGCGCATAAATTTCCTCTATCGAATTTATCATTTCCACGTAGTCTATAAACTCGCCGCTTTCAAACTCTGCGCTCACTCTTACCTTTTGCGGCGTCACTCGCTCAAAATCAAGCAGTCCGATAATCGTGCTAAATTCGTAATCTTTGATAATGGTCGTCAAATTACGCGCTTTTCTTGCCCTGTTATCAGGCGTTTTATGTTTGGCAGGTGCTTGTAAACGACCAAAAACGCGATCAAAAATATCGGCGCATAAGAGTCGATATCAGGGATCTGCGGCTGCAACGCAAAAGTCGCTACGATAAACGCCACAAGCGCGGCTAGCGAGGCGAGCGATGAGATTTTAAGCAGTTTGCCCACGACAAACCAAACCCCAAGCGCGATAGCGATCTCAAGCGGCAAAAAGACCGCCAAAACACCCGCTCCCGTGGCTATACCCTTACCGCCTTCAAATTTCAAAAACGGCGAATAGCAGTGCCCGAGCACCGAAAGTACCGCCATCGCCCAAAGCGTCGCGGGAGCAAGGCCTAAAAATTTCGCGATTAATATCGGCAAAACGCCCTTTAAAACGTCGCAAACGACGGTCAAAATCGCGATCTTTTTAGCGAGTTTAGGGTCTTTTTGCTTTAGCACGCGCAAAACGTTGGTCGCGCCGATGCTGCCGCTACCTTCGCTTCTGATGTTCACTCCGCCGAAGATATAAGCCAAAATCACGCCCGAGGGGATGCCGCCTAGCAGATACGCCGCGGCGTAAGCTATCAAATTTTCGTTCATTTTTTATCCTGATTTTTGTTTCGATCTCGCAATATTAATTAAATTCGGCTGATTTTTTGATAAATCGGTCGTTTTAAAGGGCGGTAAATTTGTAAATTTGACACGCCGAGACCCGCACCTTGAAAATGCTAAATTTGGTTTTGTCAAATTTAGCGTTGCAGATTGTGTTCTTTGAGTAAAAAACAACCGTTTAAGGTTGTTTTTTACTTTATGTAAAGGGGGTGGGGGCTTGAATTGCGCTCTGCTTTGCAGCTCTCAAAGAAAGTGCAAGCACAAGGCGAGGCAAAGCCGAAGCAAAAGAGCCCCCTTTTGTATCCGCCTTTCTCTTTTTCTTGGGTGGCGGAAGGGGTTTCTACTTACGAAGCGTCGCCCCTTCCTCTCCCAAGCCCTCTCTAACCCCACTGCACGTGAGAAGTTGCTGCGCTGTGCGCAGATTTAGATTTGACGCTATTGCGTCACAAGTTTAATATTTAGCATTTTCGCGGTGCGGGTCTCGGCGAGTAAAATTTAACTTCAAATTTGAACGTAAAAAGTCAAGGCGAAGTATCGTGAGATGATTTTAAATGTTTTGAAGTAAATTTCGTCCCAAGACTAGACATATAGTCTGTCGCAGGGCGAAATTTACGAAATCATTTAAAAGCACTCGCGAGACAAGCCGCTAAATTTACTTCCAAAGAAGATAGACCTTTTCGTCGTATATATCGCTACTCTTCGGACTAACCTCCACCTCCGTCACTTCCACGTTTTGCACGTCGTTTTTGGCTTTTAGCGCGCTCGCGTCTTCTTCAAATTTTGCCATCAGCTCCTCGATCTGCGCGTTTAGCTGGGCGACTTCTTGCTCGCTTAGTTTGACGTCGCTACGCTCTTTTAGCACGCTGTTTGCCGAGCGCGCGGAGGTCGCGACCTTGCCGATGTTGCCACTACTTAGCAGCCCCTTGCCAAATATCGCACCCAAAATGCTAGCTCCCACTGAGATCGCCGTCTCGATGCCTTTGCTTTTGAAGTCTCGCTGCTCCTTTTCCAGCTTTGCGACCGAGCGGTTTAGTTTCTCTTCTAGGCGCGCTTTTTGTTTGTCAAACTCAGCCGTGAGCTTAGCCGTTTGCGCCTCTAAAATTTCATTGCATTTATCGGCCAAACGGACGTAAAACTCCTCCTTGCTCTCGCCCGGCGCCGAGCTTAAATTTAGCGCGCTAAAGAGCCTAAGCTTGTAGTTTCTATAGATAAATTCTTTGAAATTTTTAGTTAGCTCTTTGAAATTTTTAGCTCCCGCGACAAAGCCCGGCAGCGGCGCGTAGGAGAGTTTAAAATTTGGCTCCGAAACTGCGGTAAAATGCATATTTTCGCTAGCTTCGCTCCAGTCGGCGCTTTTTTGAGCTTCATCCAGCCTTAGCGTGAAATTTACCTCGCGCACCTCGTCAAGCCCCTTTTTAGCATCGTAAAATCGCACTTTGGCTTCGCCGTAAAGATACCCCTCCAGCTCGCCGCCCTCCTGCAAATTTGAGCTTGCAGCGTAAATTTGAGTGATATCCGGCGACAGCACCGGTTTGGCGGCGAAATTTGAGCTTTTTGCCGAGCTTGATCCGCTCAAATTCGACCCGCTCTTTTGCTCTTTCATCAAATTTGAAATTTGCTCGCGACTAAGAGGTCCTTTTAGGTAGCTCAGAGCCCAGCGCGTCGAGATGACGGACAGCCCGTCCTCGTGGATGTTTTTTAGTAGGAAGTTGCGCTTTTGCAAATTTGAGATGAGATTTTCTATCTCGCCCTTATCCATCGCAGAGCCCGCAAGCCCCGTCATACCGTCGATCACGCGCGCTTTATCTTGCGCGGTTTGCAAGCGCCCGATAAACCACGTGCCGATGTTGCTAAGGCCTTTGTAATCAAGATCCACCGGGTTTTGAGTGCTCAGTATCACGCCAAGGCCGTGCGCACGGGCTTGCTTGAGTAGGGTTAGCATCGGGGTTTTAGACGGTGGGTTGCCGTTTGGCGGGAAAAATCCGAAAATCTCGTCCATATAAAGCACCGCGCGAAGCGAGCTCGTACCCTCGGTTTTGCGCATCCACGCGATGATCTCGTTTAGTAGCAGCGTCACGAAAAACATCCTCTCGCTGTCTTTTAGGTGCGAGATGGTAAAGATATTACACTTTGCCTTGCCGTTTGCGTTAAAAAGCATCTTTGAGATGTCGAGTCGCTCGCCGCTTAGCCACGCACGAAAATCAGGGCTTGCTAGCAGCGTGTTGATCTTGACGGCTAGCTTCATGCGCTCGGAGCTTGGGTAAAATTTCTCCACGTCAAACACGCCGATCTTGGTAAATGGAGGCGTCGCGATAAAGCCGATGAGCTCCTCTAGGCTCACGTCCGCGCCCTGGCTAAATTTATCGATAAAAATGTTTGAGATGAGCAGGTGTTCTTTTGAGTTTACGTCGTTTTCTATGCCCACAAGCGATAGCACCGAGCTAGCCAGAGAGCCGACGTACTCGCTAAACTCCTCGCTGCCAACGTCTAAATTCGGACGGGCAAAATCCCCGAGCAGCGCTACGCCGAC includes these proteins:
- the trpA gene encoding tryptophan synthase subunit alpha is translated as MAKVKDAFAGKKANIGYVVAGYPSVEATKEFLLNLDGSCLDLLELGIPYSDPLADGKLIAQASFETAAKGVNTDAIFSMLEECKGKIHKPVVFLVYFNIVFAYGVERFIARSKDVGIAGFIIPDLPFEESEEVAGLCAKFDLDLIPLISVTSQNRADKILKFGSGFIYALGAIGVSGSQRASEERLKALVEGLKKRSDLPVAVGFGVKNKNDADEVKTYADGAIIGTEIVKLTAKFEGEELIKQINKLF
- the fliN gene encoding flagellar motor switch protein FliN — translated: MLQERGGLFKSYDELMDIGVDFISELGTTTISVKQLLKLEVGSVIDLEKPAGESVELFINNRIFGKGEVMVYEKNLAIRINEILDSKSVIQYFKREQL
- the trpD gene encoding anthranilate phosphoribosyltransferase, whose protein sequence is MILLIDNYDSFVFNVEQYLRELTSEEVRCVRNDKITLDEIRRLNPSKIVLSPGPKHPQDSGICLEILKSDIAAPILGICLGHQAIGLVYGAKIKRLEKPYHGKTSLIKVSRKEPLFTGLPDEFEVMRYHSLYVDELPSNLQAAAVSEDGVVMALSVKDRPIFGIQFHPESYFTQYGKKIIENFINYEAAPAAEVAKEPKVRPLKPFLIKLQENERLDDRDFEQICEIIASKEYEITQLAALLVLISEKSLYPQSLASLAKNILKYSQTYRDPSPMIDLCGTGGDGFRTINISTTVAFILASLGVKVAKHGNKAVSSKSGSSDVLEILGVKSSNSLLGQRELLNDKNLAFFHAPFFHQLVGEVREVRQRLGIRTVFNVLGPLLNPNLALKNQLVGVYHKPVLRLYAETLQLLGRERALVVRGEDGLDEISLCDETRVVELRGGQISEYSITPEQFGFRRAFHSEIEGGTPEQNAEALKQILKGELDGPKFDVVVLNAMFALYAAGVADSPAQAKEVILDAIKSGKVYRYFEDYVRGEA
- a CDS encoding chemotaxis protein CheX yields the protein MDVAELGIKHLCENTLGYKVESAKSAEGEFYGSSLPIFKGKEEFHFYLYFKKDTLNRFASVLLGVDKLAEDELSDICKEVANLTIGYAKNLLNEREANAYKLGTPEYLGRTSFHVKLDDKRVYKIKNRTFQVGYKKA
- the trpB gene encoding tryptophan synthase subunit beta produces the protein MNTKAYFGKFGGQFVPETVMFALDELEAAYESIAKTAEFEAELDDLLKNYVGRPSPLYHAKRLSEHYGHEIYLKREDLNHTGAHKINNALAQALLAKKMGKKKVLAETGAGQHGVATATAAALLGLECDVYMGATDIERQQLNAFRMQLLGARVVSVEEGLKTLKEATTAAIQAWVNEIESAFYVIGSAVGPHPYPRIVRDFQSIIGRETKAQLKEYGVHPDYVIACVGGGSNAIGIFSAFLGDADVNLIGVEAAGLGAHTPYHAATLTKGRTGIIHGMKTIVLQDEYGMIEPVHSISAGLDYPGVGPEHAHLHESKRAAYYGVTDDECINALYLTSRLEGIIPAIESSHALAYLEKLCPNLTKKSVIVVNVSGRGDKDINTVMSYEKGKIYG
- a CDS encoding phosphoribosylanthranilate isomerase, giving the protein MTLVKICGIKTPAEARDIASLDVDFLGAIFAKSKRQVSAQTAREISNIAHAAGKKCVGVFAGQSDCEIMEICEFVPLDAAQIHGEVSSNLYANLKAMELEVWRVYSVLDELPAVDTALCDMPLFDCKGQNAGGNGISFDWEILREVKFDFGMAGGIGEHNAREAIKFNPRVLDLNSKVEDENGIKSAEKIKKILELLKA
- a CDS encoding excinuclease ABC subunit A, which gives rise to MRIFAALLLFFAALWGSNLSTYNIYERSDRVDIMLSFDAPYSGAILQERKDGAITLLFKDLQNDQNIEKSVNSSILQELLFEPRGQNLALVIKSDAQVAVSASKTTDGFGLRIRVTPENAANSAAATALSPQETRENITETTNLSGDQNASNLTSSAQGAGLNLGMQSGDVNFMTQGMSDMIDYRYYSVLGVLALLLVVLLFVKAKLKNKQKTIKTKRENGWFEKVESDDGVEIIYEKPLDDTNKVVLFQHLDRRYLVLTGTSNVLLDKFGEEKMTSEQDFQSFFEENQKKLNAYIENRQTLDAYKDKASID